The following are from one region of the Girardinichthys multiradiatus isolate DD_20200921_A chromosome 9, DD_fGirMul_XY1, whole genome shotgun sequence genome:
- the LOC124873495 gene encoding desmoglein-2-like, producing the protein MIFVQNAMLDREEEDTYILTVTGKDLYGAEGGNIATGTVTITILDVNDNLPTLEKPHYDGTIEENTFGVEVMRIKAQDLDLKNTDNWEAVFDIVKGNEAGYFSIKTDPRTNEGILMLEKPVDYEDIKSLELGLAVRNKAPQFDGSGSNGASIGFGGGAGGATGASGASGGSGTGGATGATGTSGGAGGGVAGGASGGAAGGASGTSGSGSGSASGTSGASGTTFKTYPIKIAVKNQPEGPQFDQAVKAIPVVEGGDIVNKVIGRYPATDKDTGKPAENVRYVKGSDPFNWFTVDPETAEIKLNKIPDRESPFLVNGTYTAKILCITKDMPAKTATGTIAIQVEDFNDNCPMLTSDFQSMCTSKDSVIVDAKDEDQHPNGAPFEFTIVSEDRRGNWQVEHYNETAAIVRAQEEMWPGVYNLLFVVKDQQGLACPKPQKMTVHVCVCEDGVVCAKRDSSSQFERNTELGAAAIGLFFLGLMLLIVIPLLVFVCKCGGAAKFTDLFTEMPFPTKTHLINYHTEGLGDNVEVPLLNVPPPGITGIAQSPIGMIYGGGLEVQQSVDSMNAGMLQGFSSSGHKEGMWGMNQWVSSAFNSESGGRESRGGGGFLSGMALPENFLNKYYNMVTSGDDGKLGLKDGLLVYDDEGQGSSAGSVGCCSTLESDTDLHFLDDLGIRFKTLAEICEGKTIQTEITQVDTPRPNAPVNKIQMSEPNLVTSQEMYYSSKIQPANSRTEQTLVNETTEHSKIRDNKAAVRKGMTTVQTEMAHQNQMLVLNQEQPVYFTTTPVLQPMHYVVQQPLQNAMMVAEAPIPNLQPMVVFNGTDIGSSQVIVQGQTMMPNAQLQSLGTVLVDSREIQGTSGYLVSGSQNMMFLKGKVPAGSLKVLSGNQATLIQGGTILNEQSGSQTIMNIGESNTRGHQLLEGRGVFQNTESESGIQIVHDISGGAYSGSQGSTSFNILSKAPTIQNTLQK; encoded by the exons ATGATCTTTGTTCAGAATGCTATGTTGGACAGAGAA GAAGAAGACACATATATTCTAACAGTGACTGGTAAAGATCTATATGGTGCAGAAGGGGGAAACATTGCAACAGGAACTGTTACTATCACCATCCTTGATGTGAATGACAATCTTCCAACTTTGGAAAAACCACAT TATGACGGAACAATTGAGGAGAACACATTTGGTGTTGAGGTGATGAGGATCAAAGCACAGGATCTGGACCTTAAGAACACAGACAACTGGGAAGCGGTTTTTGACATAGTCAAAGGCAATGAGGCCGGATATTTCAGTATAAAAACTGATCCCCGGACCAACGAGGGCATCCTAATGCTTGAGAAG CCTGTGGACTACGAGGATATAAAAAGCCTGGAACTAGGGCTAGCAGTGCGGAACAAGGCTCCACAGTTTGATGGATCAGGCTCAAATGGAGCTAGTATAGGTTTTGGAGGAGGGGCCGGAGGGGCCACTGGCGCCAGTGGTGCCAGCGGTGGCAGTGGCACGGGTGGTGCCACTGGTGCCACTGGCACCAGCGGCGGTGCCGGCGGCGGGGTCGCCGGCGGTGCCAGCGGCGGGGCCGCCGGTGGTGCCAGCGGCACCAGTGGCAGTGGCTCGGGTTCAGCCAGCGGCACCAGTGGTGCCAGTGGAACAACATTTAAAACGTACCCAATCAAAATCGCTGTAAAGAACCAGCCAGAAGGACCACAGTTTGATCAAGCAGTTAAAGCTATTCCTGTCGTAGAAGGAGGCGATATTGTTAATAAAGTGATTGGCCGTTATCCTGCAACAGATAAAGACACTGGGAAACCAGCGGAGAATGTCAG ATATGTAAAAGGCTCAGACCCTTTTAACTGGTTTACAGTTGACCCCGAGACAGCTGAGATCAAACTGAACAAGATACCTGACAGGGAGTCTCCATTTCTGGTCAATGGGACATATACGGCTAAAATACTCTGCATCACAAAAG ACATGCCAGCTAAAACAGCTACTGGAACTATAGCCATCCAGGTAGAGGATTTTAATGACAACTGCCCCATGCTGACCAGTGACTTCCAGTCTATGTGCACATCAAAGGACAGTGTCATTGTCGATGCTAAAGATGAAGATCAACATCCTAATGGAGCACCTTTTGAATTTACCATTGTCTCAGAGGACAGAAGGGGAAATTGGCAAGTGGAGCACTACAATG AGACTGCAGCTATTGTGAGGGCGCAGGAGGAGATGTGGCCTGGTGTCTACAACCTGCTGTTTGTGGTGAAAGACCAACAGGGACTTGCCTgtccaaaaccacaaaaaatgaCAGTCCATGTCTGTGTCTGTGAGGATGGAGTTGTCTGTGCAAAACGAGATTCCAGCAGTCAATTTGAGCGAAACACAGAGTTAGGAGCTGCAGCCATCGGACTTTTTTTTCTGGGACTGATGCTTTTAATAG TCATTCCGCTTCTGGTGTTCGTTTGCaaatgtggaggagctgcaaaatTTACCGACCTCTTTACTGAAATGCCTTTTCCCACAAAGACACATCTCATTAATTACCACACTGAGGGCCTTGGAGACAATGTG GAGGTTCCTTTGTTGAATGTGCCACCTCCGGGGATTACTGGCATAGCTCAAAGTCCTATAGGAATGATATATGGGGGGGGATTGGAAGTGCAGCAATCTGTTGATTCCATGAATGCGGGCATGTTACAAGGTTTTTCTTCAAGTGGCCACAAAGAAGGAATGTGGGGGATGAACCAGTGGGTGAGCAGTGCCTTCAACTCAGAGTCTGGAGGCAGAGAgtcaagaggaggaggaggatttcTTAGTGGCATGGCCTTGCCAGAAAACTTCCTGAATAAATACTACAACATG GTGACCAGTGGAGATGATGGCAAACTTGGGTTAAAAGATGGCCTGTTGGTGTATGACGATGAAGGCCAGGGCTCCTCCGCTGGTTCTGTTGGCTGCTGTAGCACTTTGGAATCAGACACTGATCTGCATTTTCTTGATGATCTTGGAATAAGGTTTAAAACACTTGCTGAGATATGTGAAGGCAAAACAATCCAAACTGAGATTACACAGGTGGACACTCCTCGACCTAATGCTCCTGTAAACAAGATTCAAATGTCAGAGCCAAATTTGGTGACAAGCCAAGAGATGTATTATTCATCTAAAATACAACCGGCTAACTCCAGAACCGAGCAGACTTTAGTCAATGAAACAACTGAGCATTCTAAAATAAGGGATAACAAGGCCGCAGTAAGGAAAGGGATGACCACAGTGCAAACAGAGATGGCACATCAGAACCAGATGTTAGTTTTAAACCAAGAGCAGCCTGTCTACTTCACCACGACACCTGTGCTGCAGCCCATGCACTATGTTGTTCAGCAGCCCCTTCAGAAtgccatgatggtagctgaggCACCTATCCCTAATCTTCAGCCCATGGTAGTGTTTAATGGCACTGACATTGGGTCCTCACAGGTTATTGTTCAAGGGCAGACAATGATGCCCAATGCACAACTCCAGAGCCTTGGGACTGTGCTGGTGGACAGCAGGGAGATCCAAGGAACTAGTGGATACTTGGTCTCTGGGTCCCAAAATATGATGTTTCTTAAAGGCAAGGTCCCAGCAGGATCACTGAAAGTATTAAGTGGGAACCAGGCTACCCTCATTCAGGGTGGTACTATACTAAATGAGCAGTCAGGGTCTCAGACAATCATGAATATTGGGGAATCAAACACCAGAGGGCATCAGCTTCTGGAAGGAAGAGGTGTCTTCCAAAACACTGAATCTGAGTCTGGGATTCAAATAGTTCATGACATCAGTGGTGGTGCATATAGTGGCTCTCAGGGTAGCACCTCTTTCAACATACTTAGCAAAGCCCCCACCATTCAAAACACTCTGCAGAAGTAA